From the genome of bacterium, one region includes:
- the lepA gene encoding translation elongation factor 4, with the protein MKNIRNFSIIAHIDHGKSTLADRLLEFTGALSSREMQDQFLDKLELERERGITIKAQSVRLNYKAKDGQTYILNLIDTPGHVDFHYEVSRSLAACEGAILVVDASQGIQAQTLANVYVAIDNNLEIFPVLNKIDLPAADPARVKKEIEDVIGLDTSHAVEASAKTGIGISEILENVVQCFPPPKGDPEAPLQALIFDSWFDAYQGVVVLMRVVQGTVKKGDEIFLMATQKKYAVDQLGVFTPHGVEVTKLSVGEVGFFTAAIKDIHDIKIGDTVTMAANPSAKPLAGFKEVKPMVFCGIYPTDSAEYENLRYSLEKLRLNDASFQYEPESSMALGFGFRCGFLGLLHMEIIQERLEREYNLSLISTAPTVVYKVKTLSGETLMIDNPAKMPATGDIEDIEEPYIRSTIHIPTEYIGAIIQLCEGRRGTQTKMDYLTPTHVALEYELPLSEIVFDFYDKLKSLSKGYASFDYELIGYRFSELVKLNIMINGDVVDALSVILHRDKAYQRGRELCEKLREIIPRQQYEVAIQAALGGKILARETIKALRKNVLAKCYGGDITRKRKLLEKQKEGKKRMKQVGSVEIPQEAFLAALKID; encoded by the coding sequence GTGAAAAACATCCGCAATTTCTCCATCATCGCCCACATCGACCACGGCAAATCGACCCTGGCCGACCGCCTGCTCGAGTTCACCGGAGCCCTCAGCTCCCGGGAGATGCAGGACCAATTCCTCGACAAGCTGGAGCTGGAGCGGGAACGGGGCATCACGATCAAGGCCCAGTCGGTCCGCCTCAATTACAAGGCCAAGGACGGCCAGACCTATATCCTCAACCTGATCGACACTCCGGGCCACGTCGACTTCCATTACGAGGTCTCCCGCTCGCTGGCCGCCTGCGAAGGCGCCATCTTGGTGGTCGACGCCTCCCAGGGCATCCAGGCCCAAACCCTGGCCAACGTCTACGTCGCGATCGACAACAACCTCGAGATTTTCCCGGTCCTGAACAAGATCGACCTGCCGGCCGCCGATCCGGCTCGGGTCAAGAAGGAGATCGAGGACGTCATCGGCCTCGACACCTCCCACGCCGTCGAGGCCAGCGCCAAGACCGGCATCGGGATCAGCGAGATCCTGGAAAACGTCGTCCAATGCTTTCCGCCGCCCAAGGGAGATCCCGAGGCTCCGCTGCAAGCCCTGATTTTCGACTCCTGGTTCGACGCCTACCAGGGCGTCGTCGTGCTGATGCGGGTGGTCCAAGGCACGGTGAAGAAGGGCGACGAGATTTTCCTGATGGCGACCCAGAAAAAATACGCCGTCGACCAGCTCGGCGTCTTCACGCCCCACGGCGTCGAAGTCACCAAGCTCTCGGTCGGCGAAGTCGGCTTCTTCACCGCGGCGATCAAGGACATCCACGACATCAAGATCGGCGACACCGTGACCATGGCGGCCAATCCGTCCGCCAAACCGCTGGCCGGCTTCAAGGAAGTCAAGCCGATGGTGTTTTGCGGGATCTATCCGACCGACTCGGCCGAGTACGAGAACCTTCGCTACTCGCTGGAGAAGCTCCGGCTCAACGACGCCAGCTTCCAGTACGAGCCCGAAAGCTCGATGGCCTTGGGCTTTGGCTTCCGATGCGGCTTTCTCGGCTTGCTCCACATGGAGATCATCCAGGAGCGGCTGGAGCGGGAATACAACCTGAGCTTGATTTCGACCGCTCCGACCGTCGTCTACAAGGTCAAAACGCTCTCGGGCGAGACCCTGATGATCGACAACCCGGCCAAGATGCCGGCGACCGGCGACATCGAAGACATCGAAGAGCCCTACATCAGGTCGACGATCCACATCCCGACCGAGTACATCGGAGCCATCATCCAGCTCTGCGAGGGCCGCCGCGGCACTCAGACCAAGATGGATTACCTGACCCCGACCCACGTCGCGCTGGAGTATGAACTGCCCTTGAGCGAGATCGTCTTCGACTTCTACGACAAGCTGAAGAGCCTCAGCAAAGGTTACGCCAGCTTCGATTACGAGCTGATCGGCTACCGCTTCAGCGAGCTGGTCAAGCTTAACATCATGATCAACGGCGACGTCGTCGACGCCCTCTCGGTGATCCTCCACCGCGACAAGGCCTACCAGCGGGGCCGCGAGCTTTGCGAGAAGCTGCGCGAGATCATCCCGCGGCAGCAGTACGAGGTCGCGATCCAGGCCGCCCTGGGCGGAAAGATTTTGGCCCGCGAAACCATCAAGGCCCTGCGCAAGAACGTCCTGGCCAAGTGCTACGGCGGCGACATCACCCGCAAGCGCAAGCTCTTGGAGAAGCAGAAGGAAGGCAAGAAGCGAATGAAGCAGGTCGGCAGCGTCGAGATCCCGCAGGAGGCCTTCTTGGCGGCATTGAAGATTGATTGA
- the argS gene encoding arginine--tRNA ligase: MKSMLSEILSRQLKELGLEPPAAIQLEAPKVKDHGDMSSNVAMVMAKAAKRKPQELAQELANRLGGERHIEKVEVKGPGFLNFFLKPEAYHDSLKALWRDANSLQPVDLGKGKKVLVEFVSANPTGPMHVGHGRNAVVGDCLARLLENTGFKVTREFYVNDHGVQIQTLGRSGSHYHTVLTQIGGVTAALPDDVYRGEYLEDLVKELKGEIEAVKDDPLKIGKLLGVELLETIKEELLRLGILFDHYFSESSLYLGGKIDEALDVLRARGLTYEQEGALWFKTSEFGDDKDRVLIKSDNTYTYLTPDIAYHKDKFDRPFDLYLNVMGADHGGYVQRLKAAVAALGHDPAKLEFLLMQLVNLKRGGEVVNMSKRTGDYVTLHEVIDEVGKDATRFFFMMRSHNATLDFDLELAKQRSAENPVYYIQYAHARMCSIFRKAEEAGFPKPETLGEVDLSPLNLPEELELIGALLAYSDMLGEAVEHYEPHRVAFYLLDLAKIFQNYYTRAKGDDRYRVLSPQRERTLAKLYLVKTLREIFRSGLNILGVSAPESMTRDEEE; encoded by the coding sequence ATGAAGTCGATGCTCAGCGAAATTCTCTCCCGTCAGCTCAAGGAGCTGGGCCTCGAGCCGCCGGCCGCGATCCAGCTCGAGGCGCCCAAGGTCAAGGACCATGGCGACATGAGCAGCAATGTGGCGATGGTGATGGCCAAGGCCGCCAAGCGCAAGCCCCAGGAGCTGGCCCAGGAATTGGCCAACCGGCTCGGCGGCGAGCGCCACATCGAGAAGGTCGAGGTGAAGGGCCCGGGCTTTCTCAACTTCTTCCTCAAGCCCGAGGCTTATCACGATTCCTTGAAGGCGCTCTGGCGGGACGCCAACTCCCTACAGCCGGTCGACCTGGGCAAGGGCAAAAAGGTCCTGGTCGAGTTCGTCAGCGCCAACCCGACCGGGCCGATGCATGTCGGACACGGACGCAACGCGGTGGTCGGCGATTGCCTGGCCCGTTTGCTCGAGAACACCGGCTTCAAGGTCACCCGCGAGTTCTACGTCAACGACCACGGCGTTCAGATTCAGACCCTCGGACGCTCCGGCTCCCACTATCACACGGTGCTGACCCAAATCGGCGGCGTGACCGCGGCCCTGCCCGACGACGTCTACCGCGGAGAATATCTCGAGGATTTGGTGAAGGAGCTCAAGGGAGAGATCGAGGCGGTCAAAGACGACCCGCTGAAGATCGGCAAGCTGCTCGGCGTCGAGCTGCTCGAAACCATCAAGGAAGAGCTGCTCCGTCTCGGCATCCTCTTCGACCATTATTTCAGCGAGTCCTCGCTCTATCTCGGCGGCAAGATCGACGAGGCCTTGGACGTCCTGCGGGCCCGCGGCCTGACCTATGAGCAGGAGGGGGCGCTTTGGTTCAAGACCAGCGAGTTCGGCGACGACAAGGATCGGGTCCTGATCAAGAGCGACAACACCTACACCTACCTCACGCCGGATATCGCTTATCACAAGGACAAGTTCGACCGGCCCTTCGACCTCTACCTCAACGTGATGGGGGCCGATCACGGCGGCTACGTCCAGCGCCTCAAGGCGGCGGTGGCGGCCCTGGGCCATGACCCGGCCAAGCTGGAGTTCCTGCTCATGCAATTGGTCAACCTCAAGCGCGGCGGCGAGGTGGTCAACATGAGCAAGCGGACCGGCGACTATGTGACCCTGCACGAGGTCATCGACGAGGTCGGCAAGGATGCCACCCGCTTCTTTTTCATGATGCGCTCGCACAATGCCACGCTGGATTTCGACCTCGAGCTGGCCAAGCAACGCAGCGCCGAGAATCCGGTGTACTACATTCAGTACGCTCATGCCCGGATGTGCTCGATTTTCCGCAAGGCCGAGGAGGCCGGCTTCCCCAAGCCCGAAACCTTGGGCGAAGTCGACTTGAGCCCTCTCAATCTGCCGGAGGAGCTTGAGTTGATCGGGGCTTTGCTGGCATATAGCGACATGCTAGGCGAGGCAGTGGAGCACTATGAGCCGCATCGGGTCGCCTTCTACCTCTTGGACCTGGCCAAGATCTTCCAGAATTACTACACCCGGGCCAAGGGCGACGATCGTTACCGAGTTTTGAGCCCCCAGCGCGAACGGACCCTCGCCAAGCTGTACCTGGTCAAGACGCTTCGTGAAATTTTCCGCAGCGGCCTCAATATCCTGGGAGTGTCGGCGCCGGAAAGCATGACCCGCGACGAGGAAGAATAG
- a CDS encoding SPOR domain-containing protein gives MEEKYPIKFSLSQFILLLAVEILVMGLVFLLGARFGKSIFPENAPSYAMQQPVYQDLAPPVAMRQPKPPASDKLVDSEGAETPEGAEEGAGAIPTYEVGADGSTRPAEDPEDSQIAVNKSVVTTNADKNTAVRFKSSGNTKFAVHVAEFYDELLASREISKLKAKGYEAYLVIDQRGSTPSFDVRVGSFGDRKMAEDFATKMSNAQNLELRVVQAD, from the coding sequence ATGGAAGAAAAATATCCCATCAAATTTTCCTTGAGCCAATTCATCCTGCTCTTGGCGGTGGAGATCCTGGTCATGGGCCTGGTCTTCCTGCTCGGCGCCCGTTTCGGAAAATCGATCTTCCCGGAGAACGCGCCGAGCTACGCGATGCAGCAGCCGGTCTACCAAGACCTGGCTCCGCCGGTGGCGATGCGTCAGCCCAAGCCGCCGGCCAGCGACAAGCTGGTCGACTCCGAAGGCGCCGAGACGCCCGAGGGCGCGGAAGAGGGTGCCGGCGCCATTCCGACTTATGAAGTCGGCGCCGACGGCTCGACCCGGCCGGCCGAGGATCCCGAGGACTCGCAGATCGCGGTGAATAAGAGCGTGGTGACGACCAATGCCGACAAGAACACCGCGGTTCGCTTCAAATCGAGCGGCAACACCAAGTTCGCGGTCCACGTCGCCGAGTTCTACGACGAGCTCCTCGCCTCGCGCGAGATCTCCAAGCTCAAGGCCAAGGGTTACGAGGCCTACCTCGTCATCGACCAGCGCGGCTCCACTCCTTCCTTCGACGTTCGGGTCGGCAGTTTCGGCGATCGCAAGATGGCCGAGGACTTCGCCACCAAGATGAGCAATGCCCAGAATTTAGAATTGAGGGTAGTGCAAGCGGACTGA
- a CDS encoding type II toxin-antitoxin system death-on-curing family toxin, with amino-acid sequence MRELTVDQVEHSALYLARRLMEWDEPIPDFSTRFPGKLESCLKTPWQTFDGRALYPSLEDKAAVLFYLMIKNHPFQNGNKRLAVTSLMTFLYMNDLWLGIPSDVLYQFAIWVAESPAEAKDGTILAVKDMIKKYLMTPEEADEFLKAHSR; translated from the coding sequence ATGCGCGAGCTCACGGTAGATCAAGTCGAACATTCGGCCTTGTACCTGGCTCGGCGCTTAATGGAGTGGGATGAGCCGATTCCTGATTTCTCTACGCGATTTCCGGGGAAACTAGAAAGCTGTCTTAAAACTCCGTGGCAGACTTTCGACGGCCGTGCTCTTTATCCGTCCTTGGAAGATAAAGCCGCGGTACTTTTCTACCTGATGATTAAAAATCATCCTTTCCAAAATGGAAATAAGAGGCTCGCCGTTACCTCCCTGATGACTTTTCTCTATATGAATGACTTATGGTTAGGGATTCCATCCGATGTATTATACCAATTTGCAATTTGGGTAGCAGAAAGCCCCGCAGAAGCGAAAGACGGAACCATATTGGCCGTTAAGGACATGATTAAAAAGTACCTTATGACCCCCGAGGAGGCGGACGAATTCTTAAAGGCTCATTCGCGTTGA
- the lepB gene encoding signal peptidase I, whose translation MTNETPAAERAPKKKEKSKFREYAEALLTAILIAFFLRSFVVEAFKIPSGSMIPTLMVGDHIFVNKFIYGIRVPFTSKWLWKYKEPQRGEAIVFIYPKDHSLDYIKRVVGVPGDKVRIEGDDVYVNDRKVETFQVPVIGKDPKNELLLDLNPPAEVPGADHFKKIPVSEGWPFFRVYLEQLGNNLHLKQEAPRHEELNREFHVPADQLFVMGDNRDNSQDSRFWGFVPIENVKGKAMFIWLSLRYREDRPERGWAGFRWDRFGKWIN comes from the coding sequence ATGACCAACGAAACCCCGGCCGCCGAGCGCGCGCCGAAGAAAAAAGAGAAATCGAAATTCCGAGAATACGCCGAAGCCCTGCTGACCGCCATCCTGATCGCCTTCTTCCTCCGCTCCTTCGTGGTCGAGGCCTTCAAGATCCCCAGCGGTTCGATGATTCCGACCCTGATGGTCGGCGACCACATCTTCGTCAACAAGTTCATCTACGGTATCCGGGTGCCCTTCACCAGCAAGTGGCTGTGGAAGTACAAGGAGCCGCAACGGGGCGAGGCCATCGTCTTCATCTATCCGAAGGACCATTCGCTCGATTACATCAAGCGGGTGGTCGGCGTTCCGGGCGACAAGGTCCGGATCGAGGGCGACGACGTTTACGTCAATGACCGGAAGGTCGAGACTTTCCAGGTCCCGGTGATCGGCAAGGACCCCAAGAACGAGCTGCTCCTCGACCTCAACCCGCCGGCCGAGGTCCCGGGAGCCGACCATTTCAAGAAAATCCCGGTCTCCGAGGGCTGGCCCTTCTTCCGGGTTTACCTCGAGCAGCTCGGCAACAATCTTCATTTGAAGCAGGAGGCGCCGCGCCATGAGGAGCTGAACCGCGAATTCCATGTCCCGGCCGACCAGCTCTTCGTCATGGGCGACAACCGCGACAATTCGCAGGACTCCCGTTTCTGGGGCTTCGTGCCGATCGAGAACGTCAAGGGCAAGGCGATGTTCATCTGGCTGTCGCTGCGCTACCGCGAGGACCGGCCGGAGCGCGGCTGGGCCGGCTTCCGCTGGGATCGTTTCGGCAAGTGGATTAACTAA
- a CDS encoding ribbon-helix-helix domain-containing protein: protein MVSRKKISTTVYITEEQNDKLKALNDKTKVPIAEYIRQGIDMILEKHKAELPGEQLGLYDRTDRKS from the coding sequence ATGGTCAGCCGGAAGAAAATCAGCACGACGGTCTATATTACCGAGGAGCAGAACGACAAGCTCAAGGCCTTGAACGACAAAACCAAGGTGCCCATCGCCGAGTATATCCGCCAGGGTATCGACATGATCTTGGAGAAGCACAAGGCCGAATTGCCCGGAGAACAGCTGGGCCTTTACGATCGGACCGATAGAAAGTCGTGA
- a CDS encoding helix-turn-helix domain-containing protein — MTQVAEKLGVSRTYVLKLISSGKLVARKVGKTYSISDKDLPGIFRPITEAEAKKVERAVDQTLRDFGDVIKKLGKT, encoded by the coding sequence GTGACCCAAGTGGCTGAAAAGCTCGGCGTTAGTCGCACCTACGTTTTAAAACTTATCTCTTCAGGAAAGTTAGTCGCCCGTAAAGTCGGCAAAACTTACTCTATCTCTGACAAAGATCTTCCTGGAATTTTCCGACCCATCACTGAAGCTGAAGCTAAAAAGGTCGAACGGGCCGTAGATCAGACTCTCCGAGACTTTGGTGATGTCATCAAAAAATTAGGGAAGACTTGA